One genomic region from Campylobacter sp. RM5004 encodes:
- a CDS encoding DUF3015 family protein — MKKLLGSLFVVGAISTSLFAGANTQTGCGLGTLIIKNPDSAILYALQATTNSTFGNQTFGITTGTLNCQEARLVHNEKAINFVNANLDALSNEAALGTGEHLDTLAELLEVSDVESFKANLRANYLAVYNSSNVVGSEVLDKASAL, encoded by the coding sequence ATGAAGAAACTTTTAGGTTCTTTATTTGTTGTTGGTGCTATTAGCACTTCTTTATTTGCTGGTGCAAATACTCAAACAGGATGTGGTTTAGGAACATTAATCATTAAAAATCCTGATTCAGCTATTTTATACGCATTACAAGCTACTACAAATAGTACTTTTGGTAATCAAACTTTTGGTATTACAACAGGAACTTTAAATTGCCAAGAAGCAAGATTAGTTCATAATGAAAAAGCTATTAATTTTGTAAATGCTAATCTTGATGCTTTATCAAATGAGGCTGCATTAGGAACAGGCGAGCATTTAGATACTTTAGCGGAGTTATTAGAAGTAAGCGATGTAGAAAGTTTTAAAGCTAATTTAAGAGCTAATTATCTTGCAGTTTATAATTCAAGTAATGTTGTAGGCTCTGAAGTTTTAGACAAAGCTTCAGCTTTATAA
- a CDS encoding DUF4105 domain-containing protein, whose translation MKKLLVFLCFCIYIKAQDFNLSYDFSKLNISQEYFLKLLNAIDTNKLYLHKEWKNLLHYSNNQSEITNEDFFYSNKDLKNELYESLFHYFIDKKYYLNKKIKLNQENSAILFSNDNDNLHFICKYPLRALFLEKYLDIKRTQELNCSDLNNFFEYINPKSVSIVYPAAYLNSPASMFGHTFLLINSNYNSRLISYAINWAADVDEKSENAIAFAYKGLFGGYVGKYSLKPYYDMLKTYKDSENRDLYEYDLALNEDEIRRLILHLWEIKDTTSTYLFLNKNCSYNILWLLENAKPNLNLRDSFFYTIIPSNTIQKMNEKELITNYHYRASKLNTILTQANNLSYKQIKQAKEIALNKQEPNNDYLTLALANELSSYYASKSEIPLEEYKNTTHKISSFLSKANIDKLPKIPEKTSIIYSNYPSKIAISYDKNNNIFLNLRAAIHDIYEDDFGFDKGIAVEFFNTKVKLNKRLKLDNFTLLNLASLSDFNYINHKPSFTIKLAYDEVLDKNYFNLETLGGLTFSNNFYLLSILSGFDFYKKGINFNNKIIFQLSYKTNKLSFIYQKNFYKNNNLDIFNIKTHSKIFKNFAIFTDYKKIKHSNESYELGLAYYF comes from the coding sequence TTGAAAAAGCTATTAGTTTTTTTGTGCTTTTGTATTTATATAAAAGCACAAGATTTTAATCTATCTTATGATTTTTCGAAGTTAAATATTTCTCAAGAATATTTTTTAAAACTTTTAAATGCAATAGATACAAATAAATTATATTTACATAAAGAATGGAAAAATCTTTTACATTATTCAAACAATCAAAGCGAGATTACTAATGAAGATTTTTTTTATTCAAATAAAGATTTAAAAAATGAGCTTTACGAGAGTTTGTTTCATTATTTTATTGATAAAAAATATTATTTAAATAAGAAAATAAAATTAAATCAAGAAAACTCAGCTATTTTATTTAGCAATGACAATGATAATTTGCATTTTATATGTAAATATCCTTTAAGGGCTTTATTTTTAGAAAAATACTTAGATATTAAGAGAACGCAAGAATTAAATTGTTCTGATTTAAATAATTTTTTTGAATACATAAATCCAAAATCAGTAAGTATTGTTTATCCAGCAGCTTATTTAAATTCTCCTGCATCTATGTTTGGACATACATTTTTACTTATTAATTCTAACTATAACTCAAGGCTTATTTCTTATGCTATCAACTGGGCTGCTGATGTTGATGAAAAAAGTGAGAATGCTATCGCTTTTGCATACAAAGGCTTATTTGGTGGATATGTTGGTAAGTATTCTTTAAAACCATATTATGATATGTTAAAAACTTACAAAGATAGTGAAAATAGGGATCTTTATGAGTATGATTTAGCTTTAAATGAAGATGAAATTCGTAGATTAATTTTGCATTTATGGGAGATAAAAGATACAACTTCAACTTATTTATTTTTGAATAAAAATTGTTCATATAATATTTTATGGCTTTTAGAAAATGCAAAGCCTAATTTAAATTTAAGAGATAGCTTTTTTTATACCATAATTCCTAGCAATACTATTCAAAAAATGAATGAAAAAGAACTAATAACAAATTATCATTACAGAGCTTCTAAATTAAATACTATATTAACTCAAGCAAATAATCTTTCGTATAAGCAAATTAAACAAGCAAAAGAAATAGCCTTAAACAAACAAGAGCCAAATAATGATTATTTAACCCTAGCTTTAGCAAATGAATTAAGCAGTTATTATGCAAGTAAAAGTGAAATACCATTAGAAGAATATAAAAACACAACCCACAAAATATCAAGTTTTTTATCAAAAGCAAATATTGATAAATTACCAAAAATACCTGAAAAAACAAGCATAATTTATTCAAATTATCCAAGCAAAATTGCAATTTCTTATGATAAAAATAATAATATTTTTTTAAATCTAAGAGCAGCTATTCATGATATTTATGAAGATGATTTTGGTTTTGACAAAGGAATTGCAGTTGAGTTTTTTAATACTAAAGTTAAATTAAATAAGAGATTAAAACTTGATAATTTTACTTTATTAAATTTAGCAAGTTTATCTGATTTTAACTACATAAATCACAAACCAAGCTTTACGATAAAACTAGCGTATGATGAAGTTTTGGATAAAAATTATTTTAATTTAGAAACTTTAGGCGGGCTTACTTTTTCTAATAATTTTTATTTATTATCAATTTTAAGTGGTTTTGATTTTTATAAAAAGGGCATTAATTTTAATAATAAAATTATTTTTCAGTTATCTTACAAAACAAATAAATTAAGCTTTATATATCAAAAAAATTTTTATAAAAATAATAATTTAGATATTTTTAATATCAAAACTCATTCAAAAATATTTAAAAATTTTGCGATTTTTACTGATTATAAAAAAATTAAACATAGCAATGAAAGCTATGAATTAGGACTTGCTTATTATTTTTAA
- the nhaA gene encoding Na+/H+ antiporter NhaA: protein MMKIQAINKELLPAFLLLFMTFLAIVLKNSSFSEFYDASLNARASVSFLDYSLSKPLFLWVNDGLIAIFFFWIGLEVKKEILCGELDTNKKRILPVAGAIGGILVPAIIYMLFNFYDSYKLSGFAIPTGTDTAFAVAILLILRKYVPNSVRVFLLSLAIFDDIAAIIIIAIFYTNELLYISLVLASIGVFVLLLLNFFHCTYKMFYLITGAFIWVCVLESGVHTTLAGMLCAFFIPLKTKDNKEFLEKIMHDLTPYVNYAILPIFALFNAGVLLDFSLGNLNSVFFGIFFGLFLGKQLGVFGFCLLANKFGATLPSSKKILYGASILTGIGFTMSFFINTLVFEGNADIFNSAKLAVLSASCCSAIFGFLYLRFKAA, encoded by the coding sequence ATGATGAAAATACAAGCTATAAACAAAGAACTTTTACCGGCTTTTTTATTATTATTTATGACTTTTTTGGCAATTGTTTTAAAAAACTCATCTTTTAGCGAGTTTTATGATGCAAGTTTAAATGCTAGAGCGTCTGTTAGTTTTCTTGATTATTCGCTAAGCAAACCTTTGTTTTTATGGGTTAATGATGGTTTGATTGCTATTTTTTTCTTTTGGATTGGTTTAGAAGTTAAAAAAGAGATTTTATGTGGAGAATTAGATACTAATAAAAAAAGAATTTTACCAGTTGCAGGTGCAATAGGCGGTATTTTAGTTCCTGCTATTATTTATATGCTTTTTAATTTTTATGATTCTTATAAATTAAGTGGCTTTGCAATTCCAACGGGAACTGACACTGCTTTTGCTGTTGCTATACTACTGATTTTAAGAAAATATGTTCCAAATAGCGTTAGAGTATTTTTGTTAAGCCTTGCAATTTTTGATGATATTGCAGCAATTATTATAATTGCTATATTTTATACAAATGAGCTTTTATATATATCATTAGTTTTAGCGTCTATTGGAGTTTTTGTTTTATTATTACTCAATTTTTTTCATTGCACTTATAAGATGTTTTATTTAATTACAGGTGCTTTTATTTGGGTGTGCGTTTTAGAAAGCGGAGTTCATACAACTTTAGCAGGAATGTTATGTGCTTTTTTTATTCCACTTAAAACTAAAGACAATAAAGAGTTTTTAGAAAAAATAATGCACGATTTAACACCTTATGTAAATTACGCAATACTTCCTATTTTTGCATTATTTAATGCAGGAGTTTTGCTTGATTTTAGTTTAGGCAATTTAAATAGTGTATTTTTTGGAATATTTTTTGGCTTATTTTTAGGTAAGCAATTAGGTGTTTTTGGATTTTGCTTGCTTGCAAATAAATTTGGAGCTACCTTGCCATCTAGCAAAAAGATTTTATATGGAGCAAGTATCTTAACAGGAATAGGTTTTACAATGAGTTTTTTTATAAATACTTTGGTATTTGAAGGAAATGCAGATATTTTTAATAGTGCTAAATTAGCAGTGCTAAGTGCAAGTTGTTGCTCGGCTATTTTTGGCTTTTTATATCTTAGATTTAAGGCGGCATGA
- a CDS encoding EamA family transporter, with protein MFYLWITTFIWAFSFPIIGYFISGKMDSYFAIFIRVFIAFLVFLPLLNRNIFNKLKLLLILIGSLEIGLMYLFYYNSFRFLSVSEVALFTIFTPFYVSLFYDLFSKKLRAFYLISISISVLGAFIIKQGEISSDFLKGFLLIQAANIVFGAAQSLYKIVCEKYEIKSHKEIFGYFFLGACIVSLIAFLILGDFSKIPSDLNSYLALIYLGLIASSIGYFCWNKGATLVNSGTLALMNNAIIPVAILVNLIFFKVDIDFYNFTLGSLLMIIAAVFHKFYAK; from the coding sequence ATGTTTTATTTATGGATTACTACATTTATTTGGGCTTTTTCTTTTCCTATTATAGGATATTTTATAAGTGGCAAAATGGATAGCTATTTTGCTATTTTTATTAGAGTTTTTATAGCGTTTTTGGTATTTTTACCACTTTTAAATAGAAACATTTTTAACAAATTAAAATTGCTTTTAATATTAATAGGAAGCTTAGAAATAGGCTTAATGTATTTGTTTTATTACAATTCTTTTAGGTTTTTAAGCGTTAGTGAAGTTGCACTTTTTACTATTTTTACGCCTTTTTATGTGAGTTTGTTTTATGATTTGTTTTCTAAAAAACTAAGAGCTTTTTATCTAATTAGTATTAGCATAAGTGTTTTAGGAGCTTTTATAATCAAACAAGGCGAAATAAGTAGCGATTTTTTAAAAGGATTTTTGTTAATTCAAGCTGCAAATATTGTTTTTGGGGCTGCTCAAAGTCTTTATAAAATAGTATGCGAAAAATACGAAATCAAATCTCATAAAGAAATCTTCGGATATTTTTTCTTAGGTGCTTGTATTGTTAGCTTAATTGCCTTTTTGATTTTAGGAGATTTTAGCAAAATTCCAAGCGATTTGAACTCATATTTGGCTTTAATTTATTTAGGATTAATAGCTTCAAGTATAGGTTATTTTTGCTGGAATAAAGGAGCAACCTTAGTAAATAGTGGCACGCTAGCACTTATGAATAATGCGATTATTCCTGTTGCAATACTTGTTAATTTGATATTTTTTAAGGTTGATATTGATTTTTATAATTTTACTTTAGGAAGTTTATTAATGATAATTGCAGCAGTTTTTCATAAATTTTATGCGAAATAA
- a CDS encoding ribonucleoside triphosphate reductase — MKMILKRNGLKEVFKAYKIEQAINKAYASCNKEASKDLILALIKDCEKDELLSVENIQDKIEKALFEAREFEVLKSFMLYRHTRKLRREKSLDYGTYINCSATISEYIDRSDWRIQANSNTGYSHAGLINNSAGKVIANYWLDNVYNDEIGLAHRNADFHIHDLDCLSGYCAGWSLRVLLNEGFNGVRSRVESKPPRHFKEALGQMANFLGILQSEWAGAQAFSSFDTYLAPYVFKDKLNDAEIKRDLVSFVYNLNVPARWGQSPFTNITLDIVCPDDLKNQFPTSNDIHFFKGVNDEELLKLAKERGKNSLLELTYGDFEEEMQRIVKIFYEVLSEGDRTHQPFTFPIPTINLTENFDFDSDVADAIFENTAKMGSSYFQNFIGSQYKLDEFGNKIEDENAYKPNAVRSMCCRLQLDLRELLKRGGGLFGSAEMTGSIGVVTINLARLGYLYKGDEIGLYKRLDELLELARDSLELKRAFIKKMYDRGLYPYTKRYLPSFNNHFSTIGINGANEMLRNYTNDTYDISSDFGKSFCLKLVNYIREKIKHFQAQTGNLYNIEATPAEGTTYRFAKEDKKRFNDIIQAGNGEEIYYTNSTQLPVNYTDDPFFALNMQDELQCAYTGGTVFHLYMKEKLENKNVCKNLVKKIASNYRLPYFTITPVFSVCPIHGYIAGEHEYCPKCDEEIIKKELK; from the coding sequence ATCAAAATGATACTAAAAAGAAATGGTTTAAAGGAAGTTTTTAAGGCATATAAAATAGAGCAAGCTATAAATAAAGCTTACGCAAGTTGTAACAAAGAAGCTTCAAAAGATTTAATTTTAGCACTTATTAAAGATTGTGAAAAAGATGAGCTTTTAAGCGTAGAAAACATTCAAGATAAAATTGAAAAAGCCTTATTTGAAGCTAGAGAATTTGAAGTTTTAAAAAGCTTTATGTTATATAGACACACAAGAAAATTACGCCGTGAAAAAAGTCTTGATTACGGCACTTACATAAACTGCTCGGCTACTATTAGCGAATATATTGATAGAAGCGATTGGAGAATACAAGCAAACTCAAACACAGGCTATTCTCACGCAGGTCTTATAAATAATTCAGCGGGAAAAGTTATTGCAAATTACTGGCTTGATAATGTTTATAATGATGAAATAGGTTTAGCACATAGGAATGCTGATTTTCATATTCATGATTTAGATTGCCTTAGTGGATATTGTGCTGGTTGGAGCTTAAGAGTATTACTAAATGAAGGTTTTAACGGAGTAAGAAGTAGGGTAGAAAGCAAGCCACCTAGACATTTTAAAGAAGCTTTAGGGCAAATGGCAAATTTCTTAGGAATATTACAAAGCGAATGGGCGGGGGCTCAAGCGTTTTCTAGTTTTGATACCTATCTTGCGCCTTATGTTTTTAAAGATAAATTAAATGATGCAGAGATTAAAAGGGATTTAGTAAGTTTTGTTTATAACCTAAATGTTCCTGCTCGTTGGGGACAAAGTCCGTTTACAAATATTACGCTTGATATTGTTTGTCCTGATGATTTAAAAAATCAATTTCCAACTTCAAATGATATCCATTTTTTTAAAGGCGTAAATGATGAAGAATTACTTAAATTAGCAAAAGAGCGTGGCAAAAACTCACTTCTTGAGCTTACTTACGGCGATTTTGAAGAAGAAATGCAAAGAATTGTCAAGATTTTTTATGAAGTTTTAAGCGAAGGAGATAGAACACATCAGCCTTTTACCTTTCCTATCCCAACTATTAATTTAACTGAAAATTTTGACTTTGATAGCGATGTTGCTGATGCGATTTTTGAAAATACTGCGAAAATGGGTTCATCGTATTTTCAAAATTTCATAGGTTCTCAATATAAATTAGACGAATTTGGCAATAAAATAGAAGATGAAAACGCTTATAAACCAAATGCAGTTCGTTCAATGTGTTGTAGATTGCAACTTGATTTAAGAGAATTGCTTAAGCGTGGTGGCGGACTTTTTGGAAGTGCAGAAATGACAGGAAGTATAGGTGTGGTTACTATAAATCTTGCTAGACTTGGGTATTTGTATAAAGGCGATGAAATAGGGCTTTATAAACGCTTAGATGAGTTATTAGAGCTAGCACGAGATAGCCTTGAATTAAAAAGAGCTTTCATTAAAAAAATGTATGATAGGGGGCTTTATCCTTACACTAAGAGATATTTACCAAGCTTTAATAATCATTTTTCTACCATAGGAATAAATGGTGCTAATGAAATGCTAAGAAATTACACAAATGATACTTATGATATAAGTTCAGATTTTGGCAAAAGCTTTTGCTTAAAATTAGTAAATTACATAAGAGAAAAAATCAAGCATTTTCAAGCTCAAACAGGTAATTTATACAATATTGAAGCAACCCCAGCAGAAGGAACTACATATCGTTTTGCTAAAGAAGATAAAAAAAGATTTAATGACATTATTCAAGCAGGAAATGGCGAAGAGATTTATTATACAAACAGCACACAATTACCTGTAAATTATACAGATGATCCATTTTTTGCTTTAAATATGCAAGATGAATTACAATGTGCTTATACAGGTGGAACGGTGTTTCATCTTTATATGAAAGAAAAATTAGAAAACAAAAATGTATGCAAAAATTTAGTGAAAAAAATCGCAAGTAATTATCGTTTGCCGTATTTTACAATTACGCCTGTTTTTAGCGTTTGTCCTATTCATGGATATATTGCAGGCGAGCATGAGTATTGTCCTAAGTGCGATGAAGAAATTATAAAAAAGGAGTTAAAATGA